The Diorhabda carinulata isolate Delta chromosome 4, icDioCari1.1, whole genome shotgun sequence genomic interval GTGATGGAAAACAAGACCCTTGGCTTGCCTGAATATAGCATTATTATTGGAGATGATGCTTTCTCTTTGAGGACAAATCTCATGAAACCGTACAGTGAAATAGGTCTTAGTGCTggcgaaaaaatatttaattaccgTCTTTCCCGTGCCAGACGGGTCGTAGAAAATGCCTTTTGCATACTAGTATGGCGATTTAGAATATTTTCGAGACCGATTGATTTGTCGCCGGAAAACAATAGATTAAGTCAGTGGGCTGGTTGTTGTCTTTATAACTGGCTAAGACTGATCCTGGTAATTACATGCCACAACAAGCAGTGGATGGAGAGACTTGAATACCGCAAATATCACACCTGGACTTTGGAGGGAAAATGCTAATAATATGCAACCTATTAATCATTTACGTGGAAATCATCACAGTTGATCTGCTAAGGAGATCAGAAGAGCATATGTTACCCATTTTACAGATGAAAATCCCCTGCCGTGGATGTGGGAGAAAGCTGGAATAACGGTCTAATAtctagttttttaatataacaacTAAAATACTCGTCATGTGGTTTGATTTGCTCCTTCGTGTGACCACAACCTCTGCCAAAAATTTCGCTACATTGAACCATACCAACGTTGGCGTGTATACTTCCTCAGTATACGTCTTCAATTGATTTTTCGTTAAGTTTAACTAAGggatttttgaaactttcatCCTTTATTATTGTGTTACAGTagtctttgttttttatattccatAAAAGTGTCACAGTCACACAAAACAACATATGGTTTCAACTCGCTGGCTAGTTCGCTACAGAGCGGGTAGAAAGATTTTCGTGTCATCGACACTAGCTTACTCGCTCACTCGCTCACTCGCTGGCTTTTAAACTCGCCGACTAGCAGCTTGTTAACTAGCCCAGTGTCATAGAGGCTTAAGGGACAAAAATATTGTAATCTTACGaacataacaaaattatttttgatatacatATTACATTCAAATTAAAAGTCTTCAGCCCATGAAACCCGAATCCATAATTCTAAGATTTGATGATATTGGATTGTTGCTCAGTGTTGTAAGTCTGCTCATTTTCATCCGATTTTTGAATGTCTACATCGTTCTCATCAAACCATTAAACTTCATGGTGCTCTAAATTTTGAATAGTAAACATCAGTTCATTAGCAAGACGAGCTGTGACTCTTACAGGTCTAACTTTCCTATCAGTGTGCGTGTTTCCTTTTTATCGATCTTCTCGATATGACGATTTAGTGACTTGACGGAAGCATGATAAAGACCACACGTTTTGCGTGTTCGACTTTATAGCCTCAATTTGACCGTCGGACAAAGATAATTGTATGGCATTCGTAGGAAATATTTGAGTGAACCACTTAAGCGTAGAGCTAAATTGACTGGAAGATCGAGAAATTGCCCTCCTTCATCCAAAACCAAGTCAACAACTGTTTGTTTTACTTTTACAGGTGGTGGAAGAAACCTGTTGTCTAGTAATCTGAATAGGCCACTACTTGGACGACAGCATTTACAATTTGAAGCAAGTATTGGCTTTCACGCACATGTTCTGAATATCATTTAATGTCTAGAAAATCAGGAACAGTAGATGAACTATACTCTCCACTTCGAATAGCGATGTATATTGGTCCAGAATATCCAACGGCTTCCAGCATACTGGAAGTGATTTTGATATCAGCATAAAGAGATGGTATTAATTTATGACGCTCAGCGATTTCCCAATCTTAGTCAGGCAATTCTATATTCCATGTGCATTAGAAGAGGTGCTAAGTAGCTCTTGTGGTGATCAGTTTGAGCCCGAATGAGCTTAACGGGGACTGTCGATACATGTCTTCGTCCCTCTACAGAATTAGGTTTTCTGGGAATTAAATGAAGGTCTGTCCAACTGCGACTAATGTCAAATCCTATTTTACGCTGCGAATAGATTCCGTTCGTCCTCTCTCATCTGTTGCACTCTCAAATAaagatatacagggtgattcattaagaatgtccaatctctgaactgtagattctagacctcaaaatatgatgattctgctcaacatgcctcatgcaaatattgctagtgtCCGAGATACGGGGTTCACAGTTtgcaccatttacttcaatacacttcatgatccgctttcgtaaacatctcttaatatcaaataatccttgtctattattttgaattacatccgcggcttcttctattttccgtggcagttgtggaagagaagtatttttttctttgtaaactaatgccttcatttgcgtccaaattgaaaaatccaaaggatttaaatcagggccTCTCGGTGACCAAGCAAATCTAGTTCTTATCGAACTTAgcttgaaatttataatttctccACACTTCGTTTACTAACTTTTGTACATTTTGTACTTTCGTACTTTTAagagattttttaaaactttaaaataatttttggtataacTTGGATTTGTCTATTTGAAACGATATCTTATTTAAATGTTGAACTTTGGATAATGGAATCAACGGTGACACAAATGTAAACTTGCTTTGCTAGACAAGTGAATAGCGCGCGGTAATTCCTATCGGTTCTAAAGCGATTGCTTACACGTATGCATTAATTACGGGAATCCCCGAAAATACATGTCGTTTTCAAGCATAGACAATGTGAGGGTTGCTATTCGtgcaaaaaagtaaataactaCCGATGACGTAGTCATCATCTAGACTCCCCTACCCCCATGTCATCCGAAATAAGCAAAACAAAGACTCCCTCACCTCCTATAGTGCTTACGTAATACTTTAGCGGCTCTTGCGTCCAAAATAATTTTCCCAACACACTtccttgaaaaaactgaaattaactCGTGCGGGAGAATCATTGTTATAAAAAGCATCATCTAAAATTCACAAGTTAATATGATTCTCcgcatataaattatataaaaagtatctcataattttatattgtcgATAATAGTTTCAACTTTGTTCGTCACTATTATAGCTTTCTGTTTGATTCCAAATAGCAGAAATAACAAGGCAATGAATACATCTTGATGAAGAATAGTTGAAGATGGCTTAGCTAAAAACTTACAGAAACAATAGTTTATGGGATTGTTCGAACATAATCCTCTTAGTTCCTCATAATCCTACTTAGTATTTAGGGAGGATTATGTTGGGAAGCACTAAAgtatttttgaacaattaaatttcaaaatgaacaTATGTGGAAGAATCATCGTTTCTAAACGCatcaactaaaaatttaatagttgATGTGATTCTTTTCACTTTAATTAGATCTGCAGCTGTTTTTCTTATTGATAATTTTCCTTCCAACAGTTTTGCGTTTAAATGTTCGAACgatttttctataaagaaaataaaaatatgtctcACATTCccatacattcaaaaaaatattggggCATATTGATACGTATCAATGTGCCCCTGCCTACTAcaatcgaaataaatattttatgaaaattaaagcAATAAgtgatcaaaaaatttaaatctataAAAGGTAATGACAGTTGTGTGCTTACCAAGTATCCCAATATAACATAGGAAACactaaataaattagaagaatcaCATCAGAATATTTTGTTGCGAACTTCAGAAACAGTTTTACATGTACCAGCAGCTAGGCCTCGAGTGTATTAAGAGAGATATAAGCCTCATTGAGactagaaaatttttacaattttatggacaaagctGTAGAGCAGGGGTTGTCaagccatttttcaaaatttgaaatgtttcgCGAACCGCATTTAAAAATGTAGGCAAAAAGggtattatttttctctttttttacagaaattatgtttattgaaaacataaataaaagtacaaaatgtttgtattgaatttaaaagttaaacatatttattttacttcttttgataattttttaaaatgtggtGAATAATTTGTGAAAGCACTTCTCAATAATTCTTTCAGATGCTGGTTAGTTAATACAGATCGTTGTTTGGATTTCACGAATTTTAAAGTAGAAGAAAATGATTCACATAAATACGTTGTTCCGAATATTGAAGTAATTCGACAAGCAGCCTTTTTCAATTCAGGATACTTCGATTCTGgtacaaatttccaaaattaagtTATCGGCGTCGacttatattttaattgtagAGCTTGATCTTCTTGCATCTCTACAAATTCTAATTCTCCAGATGTTTTTTGGGTCATAGTTATATTGGAAATAGTAAACTCATCTTGAATTATGTTAATTTCAAAtggattcaaaaaaaaatcaagagacgatttcaaaattttaaagtCTTGAAATCTGTTTTGGAATTCCGCCAATATTCCTTCTAGCCGTTTTATATACTCGTTGTGTGTTTCTTGTTTAATATtggaacagttttttttttaattcgaggAAAGTGGCAATGtccttttgaaaaaatcatcaaaaacattAAGTCTTGAAACCACTTGTCATCGTCTAATTCTGAATAggttatttcattttattttagaaatgcAGGTATCGGATCAAACAAATCTACAAATCGATTTAATACATTGTAGCTAGATAACCATctaacaatacaaaaaaaattaatatcacctGGAAGTTCTTCGTCTTTTAATTCTTcaaggaaatttttgaattgtcgATGATATTCAAGAGATATATTAATTATTGCAGTTATGTGTCGTTCGGTTGTGTGTCTCGAGATGGGAATCTGCGAAATAACTTGGTGCACTGCTGCATTATTTGATACTGATTAGAAAACTGAGGATGATTAGTTTCATAATGTCGACGTAAATTACAAGCTTTATAATTTTTGACCGTAGAATTGCAAATAACACATAATGCTTTTCCGTTATTGACAATAAAGTAGAAATTCTCCCACTCACTATTAAAACTTCTATTTTCTTGCTcgtatttactttttttattttcgtgcTCTGTCGTCATGTTTgtgaaaaaactggaaataaataaagaaatttagaaaatacaagttttatgttattaaataataactaCACGTACTACATACaacgaaataaattattgttaaattactAAGAATTCCAGATTACAAATTACATCGTTAGCAAGAGTGATACAAATTGTTTCCTCCAAAGCACAATGTCAACCGTctttacttttacttttgtggGTATGAGGTGTGTGCTACAACCAACCGTTCCGTGTTACCTCAAAGAATCCAGTCCGAATTCAGAGAAAATCACGGCGGACAAGCGTACGGGTAGGCGGGCACGAGGTCAACTGTTCGTTGCAATGAAAGTTTACACATTCAAATACGGTCTGGAGCAAGATTGCCAGTGTTCTTGATCAACTTTCCCTTGTTTTGAACCTTGAAAGTGCGTGTTTTTTGCTGATTTCAAGAACTCCATTGAACGACTACAGCGCCTTCACTGACCTGGAGTCGGTCGATTACGCCACTGTTTATATTCGTTCGCGCGTTTTCGAGAGTTATATTCGTAACTTCGTcggaaatgaaatttgttacaTCATTGCACTTAGTCATTCCTATTTGTTGTCAGTAATTTAAAGCATTTTGAAACACATACGgaacgatatttttttaatgtaataacacaaaaatgaaAAGGGAATTTATCGAGAGCCACAAATAATCCTTCAAAGAGCCGCATGTGGCTCGCGAGCCACAGGTTGGCCACCCCTGCTATAGAGGAAGAGCCAGTGACCAATTTTAGGTggtcatttctttttttattctttttcggCAACTTTCCAATCAATTTCAGATTTACTTTCATCAGTTTGTTCGGATAACTCTGCAATTCCATGAGTGGGTTATATTAGGTAAAGTAAACATCTGTAATTTCCTAATTTTGGAAGAAAAGATTGGAAATCTCTTACGTAGTTGATTTCGATCCGAGAAGGGGCATTTgcagttttattagatttgcCATATTTGCCAAgatcttttattgaaaataacgtTGGTTGTCAGTTATCAGAGTAATTTTTCTTCCATATAAATAGGGTCTAAACTTCTTCACTACACATACTATTGCTAAAAGTTCTCTTTCTATCGTAGAATATTCTGTTTCGGCTTTCTACAATGTCCTAGACGCATAAgctatagatatttttttttcctattgAAACTTGTGATAAAACCGTGGCAATTGCAAATGCGTCAGCATCCGCATTTAAAAGGAAAGGTTCTTCAAAGTTAGGATATATCAAATTCGGAGTAGTAGTTAAAACatctttcaattcttgaaaCGACTGGATATTTCGAGTCAAAAATGAACggacatttttttgtagaagTAGGCGTTGCTCTAAAAATTAGCATTTGTCAGGCTGATGTTTGAGGTTGGCTTAAATACATCCGTTAAgtggaaaatatgtttttgtataaTCGATGAATGAACAATAATGTCGTCCATATGACAAGgcatcttttattttgaattccaGCAAGGAATGTCTAAGGGGCATTTTTGAGAGCGTACGGCATTCTAAGGAATTCGAAATGTCCGTTTTGAACTGTGAAAGTGCTCTTTGGTATATTTTCTGGCTTTATTTCAACCTGAATAAATCCGGATGCGAGATCTATTGTTGTGAAATATAGATATTTCCCAAGCCGATTCAATAGACCGggtatatatattatttacagtAACCTCATTCAATTTTCTGTAGTCTTCGACAACAGGCCATTTTTGTTGGCTGGATGTGTCAAGTTTTTTAGGCATTACCCAAATAGGTGACGTCCATGGAGAATTACCAGATGGTATAATATTTTGTGAAAGTATTTGATTGATCTGATCTTTCAGTTCTTGTTTATGGATTTGAGGGTAGCGATATGATTTAACATATGTGGTTGGGAATTTGGGTTatctacgaggatatattgaaaattcttagCTTACTATAGAGCTGAACagaatttcaatgtcaaaatattttattactcaacatattctcttcttaattggatacatttattacagcgaacctgcaacgtctctaggcctttaaaaaaattgtttctccacagcttttattacctcctcgttggaagaaaatttacgacttttttctcagttgaggaaagagatgatagtcggacggagccaaatttggtgaataaggggggtgttccaGTAGTTCAAACCCTAAaacacgaattttttgcatggcaacatgagatttgtgtgcaggggcgttgtcgtgttaaaacaaaacatctttggatagctttccgcgtctgttctcttaaattttttcccgtagagtggtctttaacgtcgaatagtaatctccactcattgttctatccttatccaaaaaataaataatgattactCTATTGCAGTTccaaaaactgaagcaagaacttttccaacacatttttggacacaaaacttcttagttcttggagaaccagagtgtcgccattccatcgatccATCGAAATTCACGAAcgcgttcatatgaaatattcagtgctttagATATCAGTTTTAGCCCAactcgacggtctgataaattcatttcatgaactgcatcgatattttcggggactaaTACAAAACTGGCcctcccgatcggtcatcatcttcaatggaaaatgcaccccttttgaagcttgcagtccaatttttcacggtcgcatacgaaggacattgatcaccaagggtattgaggacatagtccggtcaatttagacattcgaagttacatcaATTCACAATAAGCTGAAAATCGGTGAAATCGTTCAAAATAcgattataaacaaaatcagAAAGTTCCCCATCCCTCCcctttttgcaaaaaattttattcaaggtcaaaggtcgaaaaaattatttttttgcgattttcagcaaaaaggtaagttttatcataaaaatacctctgacaaaaattgtaaatcataaaattatcaacgagccaccgtttctgagatataacgattcaaaaagttgtaatcgtCATAATATGCACACGTTTCCACGCCACCTATGAGGTAGTGTACTTagcgtgtttttttttaaagtggtTTCCCCAATAGGCCTATTTCACGGGTCAGTTATGATCCcgtttaatttgaaactattgcaaaataataaaaatcagcAAAGACTAGTAAAGATAAAAGCGTTGTaagttaaaacaaaatagtgaaGTTTAATCATCAGATTCGTagctttcaaattcttcttcttgttcttcatCTTGATTAGAGGTGCATGTAAATTGCGTCAATAGCGATGTATGGCATGTCACCTCTTCCGATTCAAACGAATCCTCCATTGTTGGTGATTCAACATTAGAGCCCGACCAGCCTTGAAAATTTGTACATGCCAGAGAACAAAACAGTCCAACTTTTTTGCAACCACATTTTGCACTGCATCCCTTTTTGCAGATGCAAAAAACTGTGTTCAGCAGTTTTTCCGGCGCAGGTGGAAGTTAATATTGGACTGGTTCTAATGCTTTGTTCACCAACTTCCAACCCCAGTCTGTAGGGTCTAGTTGATTACCAAGCCACACTTGAACTTGGTAATATACCCGAAAAAGATGTTGATGAGCAGCAACTGAGGTTAGAGGAAGACAACCTAATTGAACATGAAAACATGCATATTTATACTTGTCTAAGCAGGTCGTTTTTTTAGGAGCTCCGTTCATAGAAAGAGGAAAGCGAATGCCGATAGTGATAATTTCTTGTAGAGTTGAAttactgtttttaaaaacttcagcacattgaactaaattttgtttttcaaacattttgaaaactattattttacCCCTCCTGTAAAATGCAGATGTCGTATCACAACCAGTTATTGCGTGTAAAAATAGTACATGATTTTGACACTTTGCAAAAGTAGATAAGCTTTGTGATGAATACGTTTCCGATTGATGTTGGCCTTTTCctagttttaagaaaaaaatagttttcttagTTGGAGTCCGAGCAGTGAGTAATACGAGTAAGTCTACATCTTCACCAACAACAATAGTTGTTGTTGTATTGCTGTTTCAATGATCAATACATCAGCATCATTATTAGCTCGTTTTACCagtatattttcagcagtaaaattttctttcaacattgaAATAAACCGAGACttgttatgaatatttgtaagaaatttttgttgactggttggaactgtcatatgttcatcaaataaaatatcagaAGATGAGGGTGTTGCCAAAGTTCGACGACGTTGTTCTGCAGCCTTGATATTTCTTatgcaatcattatagccatCAAATACGACAGTAACTCTGGAACCAAAGTGTCGACGTATGTACTGAACGTATTTATCTAAGATAACGTTAAACGTTTCTTCGCTATCACACAAACGCGATATAGTAAGTATCCTCCGTCAATTATGTATGTCGCATTATACCTTGTTTTTAAACTAGGAGGAGTAATTTGAAAAACCTGAATCACACCACTAAAAGTTACTATATTTAGAGAACAGCCCTGATTAAGAGTGTGTTCCGAAATCGTCGTGTTCAAAATCTGAATATTAACTTCAAAACGGTTTTACATTGGCCCAGGTGACAATCATGGAACTGAAATAAGTGAAAAGTCAAAaggttatgtttttatatattataaataataaatgtgataACCTGCTAAATAATTATGTGAATAATTAccgtttatttataatatgagAGATTAATAATAACAAAGCGTAACAATAGTGATGGCGAGGTAGAAAATAAGTGAAAGAAGTTTCCGGGGGTTATAAGAAATGCGAGTTAAATGATGTGAATTTGAATGATCAAGTTATTAAAACGTTTAAATTCGCAGCCCAATGATGAAACAAAGGTAGATTTCCTCAATGTTGAAACTACTAGCAACTTTGGTCAAAATGGTGAATGGACTAGCGTTTGAGTCGACAACTTTGCAATTACAGGAGAACCACGTATTTGTGTTAACTTATGTCGAAAAAGTTAACTGATGttgtttgttaaataaaaataaagtaatatatcataaaatgttCTTGGTTTATTTACACTTATGTATtcgttgttttttaaataacttataaTGTACAAAacgttttaacaaaattattatatccaACAAAAGTACCTAAACTTATCGCGAAGCTAAATATTAGGttgtaacaaataaataaagtggatGTATTGTTTtgcttcaaattttttaaattaagatttcttcaatatttattttatatatgtgGTATTAAACTGTACCTCATTTAtgttaacaaacattttttattgaaaaataatttgataaaattttggcattgataaaaatatatttatagataatatcaatatttaccaaacctgctaggaattataagaaataaagtttttattattttgaaatttttattcggTTTTTACAAAACATCAGATCTGACTATTACATTTTTAACTCTTTGGTTTTGTTTGTTaatgtaaaatttcttttataatgtaATAACTACAAAATGCAATATTAAACTATAATGTTTCTTAACCTAAGaaacatattaaatgaaaagtataaggatttcatttttcaatgcAATACCCAGGGATGTACAATAAAcaagtttc includes:
- the LOC130893002 gene encoding uncharacterized protein LOC130893002 encodes the protein MVDAGYCFIYIDIGANGPASDSAIFRDSTLNIVMENKTLGLPEYSIIIGDDAFSLRTNLMKPYSEIGLSAGEKIFNYRLSRARRVVENAFCILVWRFRIFSRPIDLSPENNRLSQWAGCCLYNWLRLILVITCHNKQWMERLEYRKYHTWTLEGKC